In Phaseolus vulgaris cultivar G19833 chromosome 10, P. vulgaris v2.0, whole genome shotgun sequence, a single genomic region encodes these proteins:
- the LOC137819371 gene encoding probable RNA-binding protein ARP1 isoform X1, whose translation MMTTNTSVKNNNVGEFGDTTLTKVFVGGLAWETPKDALRDHFEKYGEILEAVIISDKLTAKSKGYGFVTFKEAEAAKKACEDSATLVINGRRANCNLAFLGARRPRSSSTASPPPQPQGGSNSGVVKNNAAGNHVQPYYHPLRTTAMPFHNHPLPYYGYTPTYIVTDMNYNYNQKLSYGNGGAYLNGQQLSHVYPRQGIVGGNTVMPVYPLYQYHHPTETIGLPAHNFYPTAPWAPFTIISKPSSIIPHTGTVGTGECFKRVV comes from the exons ATGATGACCACCAACACCAGTGTCAAAAACAACAACGTTGGAGAATTTGGGGACACCACTCTCACCAAGGTTTTTGTTGGGGGCTTAGCATGGGAGACTCCCAAGGATGCCCTTAGGGACCATTTTGAAAAGTATGGTGAGATCCTTGAAGCTGTCATCATTTCTGATAAGCTTACTGCCAAATCCAAAGGCTATGGCTTT GTGACTTTCAAAGAGGCTGAGGCTGCCAAGAAGGCTTGCGAGGACTCTGCAACTCTTGTTATCAATGGCCGTCGAGCCAACTGCAATCTGGCTTTCTTAGGTGCTCGTCGTCCAAGGTCTTCTTCCACTGCTTCACCACCTCCACAGCCGCAAG GAGGATCAAACAGTGGAGTGGTGAAGAACAATGCAGCAGGGAATCACGTGCAGCCATATTATCATCCACTGAGGACAACTGCTATGCCCTTCCACAATCACCCTCTTCCTTACTATGG CTACACTCCAACCTACATTGTGACAGACATGAACTACAATTACAACCAG AAACTGAGCTATGGCAACGGTGGGGCATACCTGAATGGGCAGCAGTTGTCCCATGTGTACCCTAGGCAGGGTATTGTGGGTGGCAACACAGTAATGCCAGTGTACCCTCTCTATCAGTATCATCATCCAACGGAGACCATAGGCCTACCAGCACACAACTTTTATCCAACGGCACCCTGGGCCCCATTCACCATCATTTCCAAACCATCTTCTATCATTCCTCATACAG GTACAGTTGGCACAGGTGAGTGCTTTAAAAGGGTTGTCTGA
- the LOC137819371 gene encoding probable RNA-binding protein ARP1 isoform X2 has protein sequence MMTTNTSVKNNNVGEFGDTTLTKVFVGGLAWETPKDALRDHFEKYGEILEAVIISDKLTAKSKGYGFVTFKEAEAAKKACEDSATLVINGRRANCNLAFLGARRPRSSSTASPPPQPQGGSNSGVVKNNAAGNHVQPYYHPLRTTAMPFHNHPLPYYGYTPTYIVTDMNYNYNQKLSYGNGGAYLNGQQLSHVYPRQGIVGGNTVMPVYPLYQYHHPTETIGLPAHNFYPTAPWAPFTIISKPSSIIPHTVGTGECFKRVV, from the exons ATGATGACCACCAACACCAGTGTCAAAAACAACAACGTTGGAGAATTTGGGGACACCACTCTCACCAAGGTTTTTGTTGGGGGCTTAGCATGGGAGACTCCCAAGGATGCCCTTAGGGACCATTTTGAAAAGTATGGTGAGATCCTTGAAGCTGTCATCATTTCTGATAAGCTTACTGCCAAATCCAAAGGCTATGGCTTT GTGACTTTCAAAGAGGCTGAGGCTGCCAAGAAGGCTTGCGAGGACTCTGCAACTCTTGTTATCAATGGCCGTCGAGCCAACTGCAATCTGGCTTTCTTAGGTGCTCGTCGTCCAAGGTCTTCTTCCACTGCTTCACCACCTCCACAGCCGCAAG GAGGATCAAACAGTGGAGTGGTGAAGAACAATGCAGCAGGGAATCACGTGCAGCCATATTATCATCCACTGAGGACAACTGCTATGCCCTTCCACAATCACCCTCTTCCTTACTATGG CTACACTCCAACCTACATTGTGACAGACATGAACTACAATTACAACCAG AAACTGAGCTATGGCAACGGTGGGGCATACCTGAATGGGCAGCAGTTGTCCCATGTGTACCCTAGGCAGGGTATTGTGGGTGGCAACACAGTAATGCCAGTGTACCCTCTCTATCAGTATCATCATCCAACGGAGACCATAGGCCTACCAGCACACAACTTTTATCCAACGGCACCCTGGGCCCCATTCACCATCATTTCCAAACCATCTTCTATCATTCCTCATACAG TTGGCACAGGTGAGTGCTTTAAAAGGGTTGTCTGA